One window of the Triticum dicoccoides isolate Atlit2015 ecotype Zavitan chromosome 3B, WEW_v2.0, whole genome shotgun sequence genome contains the following:
- the LOC119279407 gene encoding ankyrin-1-like codes for MSQFNYCPSADDIHEAGNKAPMNDSLEDSIHEDAGNNAPMNDSLDDTKALMKAAVAGDLDSLKDIVQSLTKGSGDPSAIFSFNIDGVSVLHAAAMFAQLEVSKYLVEELKGDVNAPGYGAGADGMTPFIVSARSGDVATVKYFLDRGGDLMKADDKGRTVLHHAAAKGHCMVTKFLLSEGVPVDINYGRGTPLFVAAESGEDKTLEILLDHGADPNTNAHCLGSPFFMALTKHSFKCMETLVKAGADVNWKTFGLTPLGFATARGGYTNFIRFLLDVGADANISDDLGWLPVQLAAARDCNEEVEMLFPLTSPIPNVPNWTIEGVISHAKIEAKKPLDQKACQRRKSFLKLEADIAFKQKDYKLASELYDMAISHGESAALYANRSLTKLLMGDGEGALSDALWCRVLRPHWAKAFYREGAALMLLEEYEQAYDALLDAQNLDPESAEIERELRKARELMKNIPGEREHV; via the exons ATGTCTCAGTTCAACTACTGCCCATCTGCCGACGACATCCACGAGGCCGGTAACAAGGCTCCCATGAACGATTCCCTCGAAGATAGCATCCACGAGGACGCCGGCAACAACGCTCCCATGAACGATTCCCTCGACG ACACGAAGGCTCTCATGAAGGCGGCCGTCGCCGGAGACCTCGATTCCCTCAAAG ATATTGTACAGAGCCTTACCAAAGGAAGTGGTGACCCATCGGCGATTTTTTCTTTCAACATCGACGGAGTTTCTGTGTTGCACGCCGCGGCAATGTTTGCCCAACTGGAGGTTAGCAAGTATTTGGTGGAGGAGCTGAAGGGAGATGTGAATGCTCCGGGATATGGAGCTGGTGCTGATG GTATGACTCCATTTATAGTGTCTGCTCGGTCTGGTGATGTTGCTACTGTTAAGTATTTTCTTGATCGTGGTGGCGATTTAATGAAAGCAGATGACAAAGGACGCACCGTTCTTCACCATGCTGCCGCTAAAG GACACTGCATGGTAACAAAGTTTCTCCTCTCAGAAGGAGTTCCAGTCGACATCAACTATGGCCGTGGAACACCACTCTTTGTGGCTGCTGAAAGTGGGGAGGATAAGACATTGGAGATTTTGTTGGACCACGGCGCAGAT CCTAATACCAATGCCCATTGTTTGGGAAGTCCCTTCTTTATGGCTCTTACTAAGCATTCATTCAAATGCATGGAGACACTCGTTAAG GCTGGTGCCGATGTTAATTGGAAGACTTTCGGTCTCACTCCTTTGGGGTTTGCTACGGCGCGAGGAGGTTATACCAACTTCATTCGGTTCCTCTTGGATGTTGGAGCAGATGCTAATATTTCTGATGAT ttgggttggttgccagtacagCTTGCTGCGGCACGTGATTGCAATGAAGAGGTTGAAATGTTGTTTCCTTTGACTTCCCCAATTCCAAATGTCCCAAACTGGACTATTGagggtgtaatttctcatgcaaagatTGAAGCCAAAAAGCCACTG GACCAAAAGGCTTGCCAAAGAAGAAAAAGTTTCTTAAAGTTAGAAGCTGATATAGCATTCAAGCAGAAGGACTATAAGCTGGCATCAGAGTTGTATGACATG gcaataagtcatggagaaagtgcAGCACTGTATGCGAACAGGAGTCTTACTAAACTGCTAATGGGTGATGGTGAAGGTGCTTTGTCAGATGCTCTCTGGTGTAGAGTGTTGCGACCTCATTGGGCAAAAGCTTTCTATCGTGAAGGTGCAGCTCTCATGCTACTCGAG GAGTATGAACAAGCCTATGATGCTCTGTTGGATGCACAAAACTTGGATCCTGAGAGTGCTGAGATTGAacgtgaactacg GAAAGCTAGGGAACTCATGAAGAATATTCCTGGAGAACGTGAGCATGTGTGA
- the LOC119275254 gene encoding ankyrin repeat and SOCS box protein 3-like, protein MDSPPPFIYCPPAGDADDAGEKALIKAAIDGNLGRLKGIVKRLTKGNGDRSAIFSFNNDGLSVLHIAASFGHLDICKYLVEELKGDVNAPGHGVALGATPFMVSAQSGDVAAVKYFLDRGGDVMKADDKGQTVLHHAVAAGCCKVTEFLLSKGVPVDIDYGRGTPAFLAAVNEQDKTLKILLDHHANPNVIVNGMGNPLCMALVYRSLKCMKLLIKAGADVNCKGCAMTPLVFATGRGGYTNYIQFLLKAGADPNIPDDLGRLPIEFAAVRDCKEEVEMLFPLTNPIPNVRNWSIEGVISYAKIQDKKPMAIDHAESAALYANRSVCKLLMGDGEGALSDALRCRMLRPDWAKACYRQATAHMLLKEYKQACNALLDAQKLDPGNAEIERELRKARELMKNPPAEGEQ, encoded by the exons ATGGACTCTCCACCTCCGTTCATCTACTGCCCCCCAGCCGGCGACGCCGACGACGCCG GCGAGAAGGCCCTCATCAAGGCGGCCATCGACGGCAACCTCGGCCGCCTCAAAg GTATTGTAAAGCGGCTCACCAAAGGAAATGGCGACCGGTCGGCGATTTTTTCTTTCAACAACGATGGACTCTCTGTGTTGCATATCGCGGCAAGCTTTGGCCATCTGGATATTTGCAAGTATTTGGTGGAGGAGCTCAAGGGAGATGTAAATGCTCCTGGACATGGAGTAGCTCTAG GTGCGACTCCATTTATGGTGTCTGCTCAGTCTGGTGATGTTGCTGCCGTCAAGTATTTTCTTGATCGTGGCGGTGATGTAATGAAAGCAGATGACAAAGGACAAACAGTTCTCCACCATGCTGTGGCTGCAG GATGCTGCAAGGTAACAGAGTTCCTCCTTTCAAAAGGAGTGCCGGTCGACATAGACTACGGCCGTGGAACACCAGCCTTTCTGGCTGCTGTAAATGAGCAGGATAAGACATTGAAGATTTTGTTGGACCACCATGCAAAC CCTAATGTCATTGTCAACGGTATGGGAAATCCTCTGTGTATGGCTCTTGTTTACCGTTCATTGAAGTGCATGAAGCTACTCATTAAG GCTGGTGCGGATGTTAATTGCAAGGGTTGTGCTATGACTCCTTTGGTGTTTGCTACGGGACGAGGAGGTTATACGAACTACATTCAGTTCCTATTGAAGGCTGGAGCAGATCCTAATATTCCAGATGAT TTAGGTAGGTTGCCAATAGAGTTTGCTGCGGTGCGTGATTGCAAGGAAGAGGTTGAAATGTTGTTTCCTTTGACTAACCCAATTCCAAATGTCCGAAACTGGAGTATTGAGGGAGTAATTTCTTATGCAAAAATTCAAGATAAAAAGCCGATG GCAATAGATCATGCAGAGAGTGCAGCACTGTATGCAAACAGGAGTGTTTGTAAACTGCTCATGGGTGATGGTGAAGGTGCTTTGTCGGATGCTCTCAGGTGCAGAATGCTGCGACCTGATTGGGCCAAAGCTTGCTACCGTCAAGCTACAGCTCACATGCTACTCAAG GAGTATAAACAAGCCTGTAATGCTCTCTTGGATGCACAAAAGCTGGATCCTGGGAATGCTGAAATTGAGCGTGAACTACG GAAGGCTAGGGAACTCATGAAGAATCCTCCTGCTGAAGGCGAGCAGTGA
- the LOC119275255 gene encoding boron transporter 4-like: protein MDLLGNPFKGVVADVQGRASWYKDDWVAGLRTGFRILAPTMYIFFASALPVISFGEQLSNETDGILSTVETLASTAICGIIHSILGGQPLLIVGVAEPTIIMYTYLYKFARKQPDLGEQLYLAWAGWVCIWTSIMLFLLAMFNASNVISRFTRVAGELFGMLITVLFLQQAIKGIVSEFSMPKDDEISDPSSPIYQFQWIYVNGLLGVIFSIGLLYTALKTRRARSWLYGIGWLRSFIADYGVPLMVIVWTAFSFALPSKVPSGVPRRLFSPLPWESISLRHWTVAKDLFSVPPTYIFAAIMPALMVAGLYFFDHSVASQLAQQKEFNLKKPSAYHYDILVLGFMVLLCGLLGIPPSNGVLPQSPMHTRSLAVLKGQLLRKKMLQTAKEGMSNRASSLEIYGKMQEVFIQMDSNMNANSVDKDLKSLKDAVLREGDEEGKLAGEFDPSKYIEAHLPVRVNEQRLSNLLQSLLVGGCVGAMPVIKMIPTSVLWGYFAYMAIDSLPGNQFWERLQLLCIGASRRYKVLEGPHASFVESVPSRTISAFTVFQFVYLLICFGITWIPVAGILFPLPFFIMILIRQHLLPKFFEPNDLRELDAAEYEELEGVPHEQILEEDGSNSGSCDSRDDSEILDELTTNRGELKHRTVSHPEERHLQVHSNAVQPSV from the exons ATGGATCTACTAGGGAACCCTTTCAAGGGGGTCGTCGCCGATGTCCAAGGGAGAGCGTCTTGGTACAAGGACGACTGGGTTGCAGGGCTCCGAACTGGCTTCAG GATATTGGCACCTACCATGTATATATTCTTTGCCTCTGCCCTCCCTGTCATCTCCTTCGGAGAGCAGCTGAGCAACGAAACAG ATGGTATCCTGAGCACAGTTGAAACTTTGGCATCTACGGCGATATGTGGGATAATACACTCTATTCTTGGAGGGCAGCCACTGTTGATCGTTGGAGTTGCCGAACCTACTATTATTATGTATACCTATCTCTACAAGTTTGCCAGGAAGCAGCCAGATCTGGGAGAACAGCTATATTTGGCTTGGGCTGGATG GGTCTGCATTTGGACTTCTATCATGCTCTTTCTGTTGGCCATGTTCAATGCTTCCAATGTTATAAGCAGATTCACGAGGGTTGCAGGAGAGCTTTTCGGTATGCTTATCACCGTCCTCTTCCTGCAACAAGCTATTAAG GGAATTGTAAGCGAGTTCAGTATGCCCAAAGATGATGAGATTTCTGACCCCAGCTCACCCATATACCAGTTCCAGTGGATTTATGTCAATGGCCTACTTGGTGTTATATTTTCCATTGGCTTGCTGTACACTGCACTGAAGACTAGGCGTGCAAGGTCATGGCTGTATGGCATAG GATGGCTTAGAAGCTTCATTGCCGATTATGGTGTACCACTGATGGTGATTGTGTGGACAGCATTTTCATTTGCACTACCAAGCAAAGTCCCTTCAGGAGTGCCTAGGAGGCTCTTCAGTCCACTTCCCTGGGAGTCAATCTCACTGCGACATTGGACCGTAGCAAAG GATTTGTTTTCTGTCCCTCCTACATATATATTCGCAGCCATCATGCCTGCTTTGATGGTCGCAGGACTTTATTTCTTTGATCACAGTGTAGCTTCACAGTTGGCTCAGCAAAAGGAGTTTAATTTGAAGAAGCCTTCGGCCTACCATTATGACATTTTGGTACTTGGATTTATG GTCCTACTATGTGGTTTGCTTGGCATTCCTCCATCAAATGGAGTACTTCCTCAGTCCCCAATGCATACAAGAAGCCTTGCTGTCCTCAAGGGGCAG ttgctacgcaaaaagatGCTTCAAACTGCCAAAGAGGGTATGTCAAACCGTGCGAGCAGTTTGGAAATCTATGGCAAGATGCAGGAAGTGTTCATCCAAATGGACAGCAACATGAAT GCTAATTCTGTTGACAAGGACTTGAAGAGCTTGAAGGATGCTGTGCTGCGGGAAGGTGATGAAGAAGGGAAGTTGGCTGGAGAATTTGATCCTAGCAAATATATCGAAGCACATTTGCCTGTTCGCGTGAACGAACAGAGACTAAGCAACCTGCTGCAATCCTTACTTGTTGGTGGTTGTGTTGGAGCTATGCCGGTTATCAAGATGATACCAACTTCGGTCCTCTGGGGTTACTTTGCCTATATGGCCATTGATAGCCTACCTGGGAACCAGTTTTGGGAAAGGTTGCAGCTTCTGTGCATTGGAGCAAGCCGACGCTACAA GGTCTTGGAAGGCCCACATGCATCTTTCGTGGAGTCAGTGCCTTCAAGAACAATATCTGCCTTTACGGTCTTCCAGTTTGTGTATCTCTTGATATGCTTCGGCATAACATGGATACCAGTAGCAGGGATCCTCTTCCCGCTGCCTTTCTTCATTATGATTCTCATCAGGCAACACCTGCTCCCGAAGTTCTTTGAGCCCAATGACTTGCGGGAACtggatgcagctgagtacgaagaacTTGAAGGTGTCCCACATGAACAAATACTG GAGGAAGATGGCTCAAATTCAGGAAGCTGTGACAGCAGAGACGACTCTGAAATATTGGATGAGCTCACAACAAACCGTGGAGAGCTGAAGCACAGAACCGTAAGCCATCCTGAAGAAAGGCACCTTCAG GTCCACTCAAATGCAGTTCAGCCAAGCGTGTGA